One Streptomyces sp. B21-105 genomic region harbors:
- a CDS encoding acyl-CoA dehydrogenase family protein: protein MSAHGAAAGLERFLGDPRERASHVSFHAQVRSDEREELAVAAVDALREWGFPDFLVPREVGGRLRSIDELLQLWRVLARRDLALTVGYGATLLGALPVWHWGDGRQRSRVAELIGAGGFGSFGLSERDHGSDLLASELVAEPAGDGEGYLLSGTKWPIGNATRGRFATLFARTGSGPRGFSMLLLDKENSAADRWRCEPRVPTMGLRSGDLSGITFDRCPFPEQTLVGRQGLGLEEVLKTLQITRTLITSLSLGAADTALRVALGHARERQLYGRSVYAIPVIRDQLISAYLDILIAECVAIPTARAVSLAPERLSLWSAIAKYTVPVLTDEIIAAMSAVLGARHFLRDDVVDGVFQKLMRDHSIVSVFEGTTHVNLHVVAGQLPSLLRDDVVRDGGEVSTAGLFSRSGRAPDWRPRTSRLRLTNRGFDEITQSWAEAVATVGKLCAEEASGPAGPLAAELSGVLGALETLWSRQRADVQEVLSEEGSLHLGVRGFELARRHCLLHAAACCVHTWLANRQEQGTFLGDGTWLLLCLHRILGRLDPAALRGESPHASVVEREMLRCLTENELFSLTPFALGGTR, encoded by the coding sequence ATGAGTGCCCATGGGGCGGCCGCCGGACTGGAACGGTTCCTCGGTGATCCGCGGGAGCGCGCCTCGCATGTCTCGTTCCACGCCCAGGTCCGCTCCGACGAGCGTGAGGAGCTCGCCGTGGCCGCCGTGGACGCGCTGCGGGAGTGGGGGTTCCCGGACTTCCTCGTGCCGCGGGAGGTGGGCGGGCGGCTGCGTTCGATCGATGAACTGCTGCAGCTCTGGCGTGTTCTGGCGCGGCGTGATCTGGCCCTCACCGTCGGTTACGGAGCCACTTTGCTCGGTGCCCTTCCGGTGTGGCACTGGGGCGACGGCCGGCAGCGCTCCCGGGTGGCGGAGTTGATCGGGGCGGGCGGGTTCGGCTCGTTCGGGCTCTCCGAGCGCGACCACGGAAGCGACCTGCTGGCCTCCGAGCTCGTCGCCGAGCCGGCCGGGGACGGGGAGGGCTATCTGCTCTCCGGGACGAAGTGGCCCATCGGCAATGCCACCCGGGGCCGTTTCGCGACCCTGTTCGCCAGAACGGGGAGCGGGCCGCGCGGCTTCTCGATGCTGTTGCTGGACAAGGAGAACTCCGCGGCCGACCGATGGCGCTGCGAGCCCAGGGTGCCGACCATGGGTCTGCGCAGCGGAGACCTGTCCGGGATCACCTTCGACCGGTGTCCGTTTCCGGAGCAGACACTGGTGGGCCGGCAGGGACTGGGCCTCGAAGAGGTGCTGAAGACCCTCCAGATCACCAGGACGCTCATCACGTCGCTGTCCCTGGGCGCGGCGGACACCGCGCTCCGGGTGGCGCTGGGGCACGCCCGTGAGCGGCAGTTGTACGGCAGGAGCGTGTACGCGATCCCGGTGATCCGGGATCAGCTCATCTCGGCGTACCTGGACATCCTGATCGCCGAGTGTGTCGCGATACCCACGGCCCGTGCCGTTTCGCTGGCGCCCGAGCGGCTCAGTCTGTGGTCGGCGATCGCGAAGTACACGGTGCCCGTGCTGACCGACGAGATCATCGCCGCCATGAGCGCGGTCCTCGGCGCACGTCACTTCCTGCGGGACGACGTCGTGGACGGCGTGTTCCAGAAGCTGATGCGTGATCACAGCATCGTGAGCGTCTTCGAGGGCACGACCCATGTGAACCTTCACGTGGTGGCGGGCCAGCTGCCGTCCTTGCTGCGGGACGACGTCGTGCGGGACGGGGGCGAGGTGTCGACGGCCGGGCTGTTCTCCCGGAGCGGCCGGGCACCGGACTGGAGGCCCCGCACGTCGCGGTTGCGGCTGACCAACCGCGGCTTCGACGAGATCACCCAGTCGTGGGCGGAGGCCGTCGCGACGGTCGGCAAGCTGTGCGCGGAGGAGGCGTCCGGACCGGCCGGGCCGCTCGCCGCCGAGCTGAGCGGTGTGCTGGGCGCGCTCGAGACGCTGTGGAGCAGGCAGCGCGCGGACGTCCAGGAGGTCCTCTCCGAGGAGGGCAGCCTTCATTTGGGAGTACGAGGCTTCGAACTCGCTCGACGCCATTGCCTGTTGCACGCCGCGGCGTGCTGTGTGCACACCTGGCTGGCGAACAGGCAGGAGCAGGGGACGTTCCTCGGCGACGGCACCTGGCTCCTGCTGTGCCTGCACCGGATCCTCGGCAGGCTCGACCCGGCCGCGCTCCGCGGTGAGTCCCCGCACGCCTCGGTGGTGGAGCGGGAGATGCTGCGGTGCCTGACGGAGAACGAGCTGTTCTCGCTGACGCCGTTCGCGCTGGGTGGCACGCGTTGA
- a CDS encoding fatty acyl-AMP ligase, giving the protein MLRPGSIIDVVRSHAERRPNETAYSFVAVDASGLHITRQLSYSELNANAAGIATTLRNSYEPGDRVLLACPPGPDFVVSFLGALYADVVPVPAPLPSGNKGQQARVNGILTSAGVSAVLTDERNVDEVRDLLAGSAPEVSCLSAERAAAGDGRAWRPSAVDPDRLAFLQYTSGSTSDPRGVMVSHANLVENLGLIQRSYGVPDGARVGGWLPPYHDMGLMGTLLLPLFIGGQGFLMAPATFLRRPAMWLEMIDKHDVAFSPAPNFAYDLCVRRVSAERAATLDLSRWRWAVNGAEPVQNATVRNFVQHFASAGLRPEALCPSYGMAETTLFVSGSAGRSPAVVSRVDAERFEQHRFTPAGQGEDARLVVSSGPVCDGFDLRIVDPHSLRELADGEIGEIWLRGPSVARGYWRQEEETERSFRASTASGAGPFLRTGDLGVRHEGELYVTGRIKEVLILNGRNIYPQDIEREARDQHPACADGAGAAFTVTVDEGSESVVLVQEIRWSDPDEGALRDLARGVMAGLSASIGVPVGNIVFVRPGAVLRSTSGKVQRVAMRRLFEDAALTPVTEELDAGVRRTFRAHREHAAPSGGPAAFSPPLAQSTAQTNA; this is encoded by the coding sequence ATGCTCCGACCTGGGTCCATCATCGACGTGGTCCGTTCGCACGCCGAGCGCCGGCCGAACGAAACAGCCTATTCCTTTGTGGCCGTCGACGCGTCCGGACTTCACATAACGCGGCAACTGAGTTATAGCGAGCTCAATGCCAATGCGGCCGGAATTGCGACGACTCTGCGGAATTCCTATGAACCCGGGGACCGGGTGCTGCTGGCCTGTCCGCCCGGCCCTGATTTCGTCGTGTCCTTTCTCGGCGCGCTGTACGCGGATGTGGTACCGGTGCCCGCTCCGCTGCCGTCCGGCAACAAAGGGCAACAGGCGCGCGTGAACGGCATCCTGACGTCGGCCGGGGTGAGCGCGGTGCTCACCGACGAGCGGAACGTCGACGAGGTCCGCGACCTCCTCGCCGGGTCGGCGCCCGAGGTGTCCTGTCTGTCGGCCGAGCGGGCGGCCGCCGGAGACGGCCGGGCGTGGCGCCCGTCGGCCGTCGATCCGGACCGGCTCGCGTTCCTTCAGTACACCTCCGGATCGACCAGCGATCCGCGCGGGGTGATGGTCAGCCATGCGAACCTCGTGGAGAACCTCGGGCTGATCCAGCGGTCGTACGGGGTGCCCGACGGCGCTCGGGTCGGCGGCTGGCTGCCGCCGTACCACGACATGGGTCTCATGGGAACACTGCTGCTGCCGTTGTTCATCGGCGGTCAGGGGTTCCTCATGGCGCCCGCGACCTTCCTCCGGCGGCCGGCGATGTGGCTGGAGATGATCGACAAGCATGACGTGGCGTTCAGCCCGGCGCCCAATTTCGCCTACGACCTGTGCGTACGACGGGTGTCCGCGGAGCGGGCGGCCACGCTGGACCTGTCGCGTTGGCGCTGGGCGGTCAACGGTGCGGAACCCGTGCAGAACGCCACCGTGCGGAACTTCGTCCAGCACTTCGCGTCGGCGGGGCTGCGGCCGGAGGCGCTCTGCCCGAGCTACGGAATGGCGGAGACGACCCTTTTCGTCTCCGGCAGTGCGGGGCGGTCCCCCGCCGTCGTGAGCCGGGTGGACGCGGAGCGGTTCGAGCAGCACCGGTTCACACCGGCCGGACAGGGTGAGGATGCGCGGCTCGTCGTCAGCAGCGGGCCGGTCTGCGACGGATTCGATCTGCGGATCGTCGATCCGCACTCGCTGCGGGAACTCGCCGACGGCGAGATCGGCGAGATCTGGCTGCGGGGGCCGAGCGTGGCGCGGGGGTACTGGCGTCAGGAGGAGGAGACCGAACGGTCCTTCCGCGCCAGTACCGCGAGCGGCGCCGGCCCGTTCCTGCGGACGGGTGACCTGGGCGTGCGCCATGAGGGCGAGCTGTATGTCACCGGCCGGATCAAGGAGGTTCTGATCCTCAACGGCCGCAACATCTATCCACAGGACATCGAGCGCGAGGCGAGGGACCAGCATCCGGCGTGCGCGGACGGCGCCGGGGCGGCGTTCACGGTGACCGTGGACGAGGGCTCCGAGAGCGTCGTACTCGTACAGGAGATCCGGTGGAGCGACCCGGACGAGGGAGCGCTGCGGGACCTGGCGCGCGGCGTGATGGCCGGTCTGTCCGCGAGTATCGGCGTCCCCGTCGGCAACATCGTGTTCGTCAGACCGGGCGCGGTGCTGCGCAGCACCAGCGGCAAGGTGCAGCGGGTCGCGATGCGCCGGCTCTTCGAGGATGCGGCTCTGACGCCGGTCACGGAGGAACTCGACGCGGGCGTCCGGCGCACGTTTCGAGCGCATCGCGAGCATGCGGCGCCGTCGGGTGGGCCGGCCGCGTTCTCACCGCCGCTCGCACAGTCCACGGCCCAGACCAACGCCTGA
- a CDS encoding acyl carrier protein, which produces MNTHDSSLGDGTGGGRPAAEEIQRFLAEQVSVMAGLPVGQVDVSAPIASFGIDSVHAIELVVTMEEWLGIPLPDNLPWSHPTIEMIAEELGCGERPSEMSA; this is translated from the coding sequence GTGAACACGCACGACTCAAGCCTGGGTGACGGGACCGGCGGCGGCCGGCCGGCGGCCGAGGAGATCCAGCGCTTCCTCGCCGAGCAGGTCTCCGTGATGGCCGGTCTGCCGGTCGGTCAGGTGGACGTGTCCGCGCCGATCGCCTCCTTCGGCATCGACTCCGTGCACGCCATCGAACTGGTGGTCACCATGGAGGAATGGCTGGGCATTCCGCTGCCGGACAATCTGCCGTGGAGCCATCCGACGATCGAGATGATCGCCGAGGAGCTCGGCTGCGGGGAGCGTCCCTCCGAGATGTCGGCATGA